One Deltaproteobacteria bacterium genomic window, GAACGCTTCCGACAACCACTGATGGAACGATCCCGATCGCTCCCAGGACCGCCGGTGAAAAAGAAAGGAGAAAAAGAGCCAGGGATGTCGGGACCAGAGGGTAAAGGGACGCTGTTAACTATTAAATATGCCTGATAAAAGAATAAAGAGCCTTTGTGGATAAGAAAGGGATTTTAAAAAATGGGCCATGGGATGGTTATGCTACCCAAGGATTTTCAAGCCGTCAATATATTTTATCTTGATTTAAACTGAATATTTGCCGAAGGGTTAACTGAAAAATAATTTTATAATGAATTTTTTCTTGACAGATTAATTTGAATCCGATCTTTCGGCGCATCTCTTACATAAACGTCCTCCTGCCCTTTGATCGAATATTATTTCTTGGACAGGAATAATTGAATGGCATTTAGGACATTTCCCGAATCTATTAACCGCCCAGGTGAAATAAAGGTAGAAAGACATAAGACCTATTCCAACGCAACAAATAAAAATAGTTAGAATAAACACTTAATATTTATCCTTCCTGGAATAAATTGAATTCATCAGTTAGACTGTAGGAATATTATTATCGTAAACGATTTACTGCATGTCAAGAAGAATTCTCTCCTTTTTCTTTATCATTTCAGTAAACTACGGCTTTCTTTCCTGGGACGAGGATTACTTGTCTTTCTCTTTTGCCTGAAGACCAGATGTTCGAGAAAAAAAGCGATAAAGGTGCCGATGACAAACCCATTACCCATCACCGGGCGCAGGGTTGCCGGAAAGGTATCGATAACGCCGGCCGGTAAAAAAGCGACTATGATGCCCAGGAGGATCGGCAGACCGACGATCAATCCCGTCTCGACCTGAAAAGGCCCCTCCGACTTGAACAACAGAAACAGACCGGCCATCACTTGAAAGCAAAGGATATAGGCCAGAACACTGCCGATGACCACCGGCGGTACCATACCAATCAGTCCCATCAGGGCAGGGGAGAAGGAAAGAAGAAAAAGAATAAGGGCGGTGGGGATGAGGGTGTACCGGGAGGCACAGCCGGTGGATAATATCACCCCCGGGCTTAAAGAAAAATTAACCGGTCCCACGACGCCGAAAAAACCGGCCAGGACATTGGCCATACCGGTGAAGGTGAGGCCCCTGTTTATCCGGTGGGCCATACCGGGGGGCTTCAGCAGGTCGTCCAGCGATTCGATAGAGCCAAGGTCGTTGATCGAGAGGGCCAGAAAACAAAAGAGAAAGGAGATGAAGACCCCTGGATCGATGGAAAAATGGATAGTGAGATGTTTAAAAAAAAAGGCCAGAGGGGCCAGGTCGCCCCCTTTTTGTACCGAAAGGCCTTCCGGAAAGAGGAGATGGTAAACCATACTCCCGAAAAGGATCGCCCAGACAATCAGGGTCGATTTCCAGATTCCTTTCGTGTTTTTCTGAAAAACAATCATCCCCAGGATAAGGCAGAAGGAAAAAACCATATGGGTCAATGACGTGACGGTTCCAACGGGACTGCTGATGAGATTCATGACCGTTGGCATCAGGGTAAAGCCGATAAGTAAAAGGACGACTGCGATAACCCGCGGCGTAAACAGGCGTTGCAGATGACCGAAAAGCCCGGTGGCACTCACCAGGGCCAGGATCAATCCCCCGAGCATCATAGTGAAGTAGATCGTTTCCGTATCAACCCCCCGGCTGGTGATAATACCGATGAGCAGGACGGTCGACGGACCGGCGATGAGCGGGAGGCCATGGCCCAGGAGAATTTGAAAGAAAAGGGTCACAGCCATGACGAAGGACAGCTTCTGCAGGTAGATGACCTGATCCGGAAGGTTTGGAAAGTGAAAACCCCCGACAATCTTGCCGATGATCATGATAGAGGGAATGGCGATAAAAAGCCATTGTACACCTAACAGTAAATTTTCTCCCAATGGGGGTTTATCATCAAGACCATATTTGAATTGCACGATCCCTCCGCTGTTGTTTTTTGAAAATATCTTATCGCAAAAATTTTCCGAAAAGCTTCAGGTAATTGAGAAGGTTGTAGTGGCGATCGCCTTTGTCGAGCCAGAGCATGAGGGAGACTTCCTGA contains:
- a CDS encoding purine/pyrimidine permease, with translation MQFKYGLDDKPPLGENLLLGVQWLFIAIPSIMIIGKIVGGFHFPNLPDQVIYLQKLSFVMAVTLFFQILLGHGLPLIAGPSTVLLIGIITSRGVDTETIYFTMMLGGLILALVSATGLFGHLQRLFTPRVIAVVLLLIGFTLMPTVMNLISSPVGTVTSLTHMVFSFCLILGMIVFQKNTKGIWKSTLIVWAILFGSMVYHLLFPEGLSVQKGGDLAPLAFFFKHLTIHFSIDPGVFISFLFCFLALSINDLGSIESLDDLLKPPGMAHRINRGLTFTGMANVLAGFFGVVGPVNFSLSPGVILSTGCASRYTLIPTALILFLLSFSPALMGLIGMVPPVVIGSVLAYILCFQVMAGLFLLFKSEGPFQVETGLIVGLPILLGIIVAFLPAGVIDTFPATLRPVMGNGFVIGTFIAFFLEHLVFRQKRKTSNPRPRKESRSLLK